In the Sediminibacter sp. Hel_I_10 genome, one interval contains:
- a CDS encoding T9SS type A sorting domain-containing protein, translating to MKSKNTLKLRLINPLRFGVLMLMMCFSFSSMAQTVTDIFPTRVTTQSVITISGYDFIPGDQAYISITGAGISVTNRTYVNEFQMTVEVNRTQASTSGTLTINRPSAPSYTYDTGLNQTIDYIQPLAKSLTSGRDYFIEEIYTNWDQNGDGNNFWRSNDWQSSPTNNSTWPNSKHELLGFKMNGGPIFSTGILSETDFRAQLPANETDDPGEFYDTRYKAYSTNGVQGRTNSNHYILTGDLVDGVTGSDENPTNNNLSTLTEIAGITIFDVIVDGQNGLELGTGISNFNNDVSVRFFSGNGEPGIIGDNLPDLLITQIAQAGGTDIYYYADELGNVVGKPIKITINNDSDTRLAEWQLDLFSFPGNQPFVSTNPNKRGFTSNDNEHRPIRMLAFKLEDFEIGGDPLDPTTYIGEINNVNMNAGGTADMAFLAYNAATFDIKSPVADPLLSKFVCKVDGTSNVTFNVTAGVDDGNGGIAAPASGEELTYEWLKYNLPAPGGTATSSYTVNSVTSAKLATYKVKIENSNGAIILPVTLSEGGTPTFWNGSSWQSPFGAVAEEERGLVFSTSYNLPGNLKGCDCVVSAGSNVTIPSGSKILLYDELTIQPAIAENTEEGISAVPAGTFTLENNASLVQTRLVPSVPNSGSIKMIRDVSVNEDDYVYWSSPVSNFNIDNIPGSNALAWDPLVINTNGTSGNWQSASNMIMTAGKGYIKRVPNATSAITTEFNGVPRNGTISIAMQTTTSGTQDADDKNWNLIGNPYPSAISASKFLLANTSTVGDPNVDNTYIEGAVHLWTHGTALSAANSDPYYENNFGYNYDGNDYLSYNLTGSSIDLGFNGNIASGQAFFVKAQNNSNVTFTNAMRYDDASNTTGDPADDDTNGFDNDQFFRSAADSPVDADNENQKIWLTLVNENQTASSILIGYVNGATLAKDNLYDATTNGESFSIYSMIEDSKMVIQGRPVPFVDSDVVPLGVNIDQNGIYNIGIDHLQGSLFTADQDIYLEDTFLGVIHDLRESPYSFTAEEGTIDNRFLLRYTGSEDTLSAIDVATSETFAFIKNNVLHVQSSQNIKDITVYDLTGKTIAEFNSNHSRDRFESDFNFSRSVYLAVITLENGTLVKKKLMN from the coding sequence ATGAAATCAAAAAATACTTTAAAATTAAGATTAATTAATCCGTTAAGATTTGGCGTTTTGATGTTGATGATGTGCTTTTCATTTTCATCAATGGCACAAACGGTAACAGATATTTTTCCAACTCGAGTGACTACCCAGAGTGTAATTACGATTTCTGGCTATGATTTTATTCCTGGTGATCAAGCATACATAAGTATTACTGGTGCTGGAATAAGTGTCACTAATAGAACTTATGTCAATGAGTTTCAAATGACCGTAGAAGTGAATAGAACACAAGCTTCTACAAGCGGTACATTGACCATAAATAGACCTTCTGCTCCATCTTACACTTATGATACCGGTCTTAATCAAACTATTGATTACATTCAACCCTTGGCAAAAAGCTTGACAAGCGGTAGAGATTATTTTATAGAAGAAATTTATACCAACTGGGATCAAAACGGTGATGGGAATAACTTTTGGAGATCCAATGATTGGCAATCTTCCCCTACAAATAATAGTACTTGGCCAAATAGCAAACATGAGCTTTTAGGCTTTAAAATGAATGGTGGTCCCATTTTTTCTACTGGAATTTTATCTGAAACAGATTTTCGGGCACAGTTGCCAGCCAATGAAACTGACGATCCAGGAGAATTTTATGATACAAGGTACAAAGCCTACTCTACTAATGGCGTACAAGGTAGAACAAATAGTAATCATTACATTCTAACAGGTGATTTAGTTGATGGTGTAACTGGCTCTGATGAAAACCCAACAAATAATAATCTTTCTACTTTAACTGAAATTGCGGGAATTACCATATTTGATGTCATTGTAGATGGACAAAATGGTCTGGAGTTGGGCACTGGGATTTCTAATTTTAACAATGATGTGAGTGTTCGATTTTTTAGTGGAAATGGCGAACCCGGTATTATTGGAGATAACTTACCAGATTTGCTAATTACACAAATAGCTCAGGCGGGCGGCACAGATATTTATTATTACGCCGACGAATTAGGAAATGTAGTAGGCAAGCCAATTAAAATCACTATCAACAATGATTCCGATACGCGCTTAGCAGAGTGGCAACTAGATTTATTTAGCTTTCCTGGCAATCAGCCATTTGTATCCACTAATCCAAATAAAAGAGGATTTACCAGTAACGATAATGAGCATCGCCCAATACGCATGCTCGCCTTTAAACTTGAGGATTTTGAAATTGGGGGAGACCCATTAGATCCAACCACATATATTGGAGAAATTAATAATGTGAATATGAACGCTGGAGGAACCGCAGATATGGCTTTTTTAGCATATAATGCAGCCACCTTTGATATCAAATCTCCAGTAGCTGATCCCTTATTGTCAAAATTTGTTTGTAAGGTGGATGGTACATCTAATGTCACCTTTAATGTAACTGCTGGTGTTGACGATGGTAATGGTGGTATTGCAGCTCCTGCATCTGGTGAGGAGTTGACTTATGAGTGGTTAAAATACAATTTACCTGCTCCTGGAGGCACAGCGACCTCTTCTTATACTGTAAACAGTGTCACATCTGCTAAACTAGCTACGTATAAAGTGAAAATTGAAAATAGTAATGGAGCAATTATACTTCCTGTTACGCTTTCTGAAGGTGGTACTCCTACGTTTTGGAATGGATCCTCGTGGCAATCACCATTTGGAGCTGTAGCAGAAGAAGAAAGAGGTTTAGTATTTTCAACATCTTACAATTTGCCTGGAAACCTTAAAGGTTGCGATTGTGTCGTTAGTGCTGGTAGCAATGTTACAATTCCCTCTGGTTCTAAAATTTTATTATATGATGAATTGACCATACAACCAGCGATTGCTGAAAATACAGAAGAAGGCATTTCTGCAGTTCCTGCAGGAACCTTTACACTTGAAAACAACGCGAGTTTGGTACAAACACGTTTAGTTCCATCTGTTCCAAATAGTGGAAGTATCAAGATGATTCGTGATGTTAGTGTTAATGAAGATGATTATGTGTATTGGTCTTCACCAGTATCCAATTTTAACATTGATAATATACCAGGTAGTAATGCACTAGCATGGGATCCGTTGGTTATAAACACAAATGGCACATCAGGTAATTGGCAATCCGCAAGTAATATGATAATGACAGCGGGTAAAGGTTACATCAAACGTGTTCCAAACGCTACATCCGCTATAACAACAGAATTTAATGGCGTCCCAAGAAATGGAACAATCAGTATTGCTATGCAGACAACAACCAGTGGAACTCAAGATGCAGATGATAAAAATTGGAACCTTATTGGTAACCCATATCCCTCTGCCATAAGTGCTTCAAAATTTTTACTCGCAAATACATCTACAGTTGGGGATCCTAATGTGGATAATACTTACATTGAGGGCGCTGTTCATTTGTGGACGCATGGCACGGCTCTTTCTGCTGCTAATAGTGATCCTTATTATGAAAATAATTTTGGATATAACTATGACGGCAATGATTATTTATCTTATAACTTGACAGGTTCTAGTATTGATTTAGGATTTAACGGTAATATTGCGTCGGGACAGGCCTTTTTTGTTAAAGCTCAAAATAATAGTAATGTAACTTTTACAAATGCTATGCGCTACGATGATGCCTCAAATACCACTGGAGATCCGGCTGATGATGATACTAATGGTTTTGATAACGATCAGTTTTTTAGATCGGCAGCAGATTCACCAGTAGATGCTGACAATGAAAACCAAAAAATTTGGTTAACGCTTGTCAATGAAAATCAAACTGCCTCTAGTATTTTAATTGGCTATGTAAATGGTGCTACTCTAGCTAAAGACAACTTATATGATGCCACTACTAATGGCGAAAGCTTTAGTATCTATTCTATGATAGAAGATAGTAAAATGGTCATCCAAGGGCGTCCTGTGCCTTTTGTAGACAGTGATGTGGTACCACTAGGGGTTAATATTGATCAAAATGGCATTTATAATATTGGTATAGATCATTTACAAGGTTCTTTGTTTACGGCAGATCAAGATATCTATCTTGAAGATACTTTTCTTGGTGTTATTCACGATCTAAGAGAATCACCTTATTCTTTTACTGCCGAAGAGGGCACAATAGATAACCGTTTCTTATTACGATATACAGGTAGTGAAGACACCCTGTCAGCAATTGATGTGGCAACTTCTGAAACCTTTGCGTTTATTAAGAATAATGTGTTACACGTTCAGTCGTCTCAAAATATTAAGGATATTACTGTATATGACCTAACTGGTAAGACCATTGCCGAGTTTAATAGTAATCACTCTAGAGATCGATTTGAGTCAGACTTTAACTTCTCAAGAAGTGTCTATCTCGCTGTAATTACTTTAGAGAACGGTACACTCGTTAAAAAGAAATTGATGAACTAA
- the trpS gene encoding tryptophan--tRNA ligase yields MARILTGIQSTGTPHLGNILGAILPAIEMANDEKNDSFLFIANLHTLTQIKDAETLRENTYSTAATWLAFGIDIHKTVFYRQSDVPQVTELSWYLSCFYPYQRLTLAHGFKDKAGRLDDVNAGLFTYPMLMAADILLYDAEIIPVGKDQLQHIEMTRDVASRFHAKMGDTFVLPKGQVQEETKLIPGTDGEKMSKSRGNFINLFLEDKKLRKQIMSIETDSTPLEAPKDWSACNCFALYRLLASEAEITTMKANYEQGNYGYGHAKQALFELIVEKFAAQRERYNYYMSNRQEIDEILAIGAEKAKKVADDVLKRVREKTGY; encoded by the coding sequence ATGGCAAGAATATTAACAGGAATACAGAGTACGGGTACCCCACATTTGGGTAATATTTTAGGTGCGATTCTACCTGCAATTGAAATGGCAAATGATGAAAAGAACGATTCGTTTCTATTTATCGCCAATTTACATACCCTTACTCAAATTAAGGATGCAGAGACCCTAAGGGAAAACACCTATTCTACAGCAGCAACTTGGTTGGCCTTTGGGATAGATATTCATAAAACTGTATTTTACAGACAAAGTGATGTGCCTCAGGTTACGGAGTTATCTTGGTATCTCAGTTGTTTTTATCCATACCAGCGCTTAACGCTTGCACATGGTTTTAAAGACAAAGCAGGCCGATTAGACGATGTTAATGCGGGGCTATTTACTTACCCAATGCTTATGGCGGCAGATATTTTGTTATATGATGCCGAGATCATTCCCGTTGGTAAAGATCAATTGCAACACATTGAAATGACTCGAGACGTCGCATCACGCTTTCATGCAAAAATGGGAGATACGTTTGTCTTGCCAAAAGGACAAGTTCAAGAGGAAACCAAATTAATTCCAGGAACTGACGGTGAGAAAATGAGCAAAAGTAGGGGCAATTTCATCAATTTGTTTTTAGAGGATAAAAAACTTCGTAAACAGATCATGTCTATAGAAACAGACAGTACGCCTTTAGAGGCTCCTAAAGACTGGAGCGCCTGCAACTGTTTTGCGCTGTATCGTTTATTGGCTTCTGAAGCTGAAATTACGACCATGAAAGCAAATTATGAACAGGGCAATTATGGTTATGGTCATGCTAAACAAGCGCTTTTCGAGTTGATTGTTGAAAAATTTGCAGCGCAAAGAGAACGCTACAACTATTATATGTCTAACCGTCAAGAGATTGATGAGATACTAGCCATTGGCGCTGAGAAAGCAAAGAAGGTAGCAGATGATGTGTTGAAACGAGTACGCGAAAAAACAGGGTATTAA
- a CDS encoding 1-acyl-sn-glycerol-3-phosphate acyltransferase, with translation MKGFKYLFWVIYRIWFYVLVALPIILLLPILIISILKESWYPTFFKIARLWAWFILLGMGFRVRIERDQIPKPKNSYMFVANHTSMADIMLMLVTVKNPFVFVGKQELAKIPLFGFFYKRTCILVDRSDPKSRQAVFKRAQKRLNQGMSICIFPEGGVTDEHVLLDNFKDGAFRLAINHQIEIIPIVFADNKQRFSFTFFSGSPGKMRAKVLAFISTEGLTSKDTKALNKTTRDLILNELKRFKNIKQ, from the coding sequence ATGAAGGGTTTTAAGTATCTATTTTGGGTGATCTATCGCATTTGGTTTTACGTCTTAGTGGCCTTACCTATCATCCTATTGTTGCCAATTTTAATCATTTCAATACTCAAAGAGTCGTGGTACCCCACTTTTTTTAAAATAGCACGCCTTTGGGCTTGGTTTATTTTATTGGGAATGGGCTTTAGAGTGCGCATTGAGCGCGATCAAATTCCAAAACCTAAGAACAGCTATATGTTTGTAGCCAATCACACATCAATGGCAGATATCATGTTGATGTTAGTTACGGTCAAAAACCCGTTTGTGTTTGTTGGTAAACAAGAGTTGGCAAAAATTCCATTATTCGGTTTCTTCTACAAACGCACCTGTATTTTAGTAGATCGAAGTGATCCTAAGAGCCGTCAAGCAGTATTTAAAAGAGCTCAAAAACGGCTCAATCAGGGGATGAGTATTTGCATTTTTCCGGAAGGCGGTGTCACAGATGAACACGTTTTGTTAGATAATTTTAAAGATGGCGCCTTTAGGTTGGCCATTAATCATCAAATTGAAATTATTCCCATAGTTTTTGCCGATAATAAACAACGCTTTTCATTTACATTTTTTAGTGGTAGCCCAGGCAAAATGCGTGCAAAGGTGTTGGCCTTTATTTCTACGGAAGGACTTACAAGTAAAGACACTAAAGCGCTAAACAAAACCACAAGAGACCTTATTTTAAATGAGTTAAAGCGTTTTAAAAATATTAAACAGTGA
- a CDS encoding RNA polymerase sigma factor, with protein MSLDQLIEQCKKNDTQAQSQIYKLYASKLFSVCLKYSRNYAEAEDNLQDAYITIFKKIDHFKNKGSFEGWLKRIAVNTALQRYRSPGVFDIVNEGQIEDVNVEVDDEDISLDFLLAIIQSLPDRYRLVFNLYVMDDYSHKEIAKMLEISIGTSKSNLARARLILKEKIETYKAKTNSQSL; from the coding sequence GTGAGTTTAGATCAGCTCATAGAACAATGTAAAAAGAATGATACCCAAGCACAGAGCCAGATATATAAGCTATATGCGAGTAAACTGTTTTCCGTTTGCTTGAAGTACTCGCGCAACTATGCCGAAGCCGAAGATAACCTTCAGGATGCCTACATTACCATTTTTAAAAAAATAGATCATTTCAAAAATAAAGGTTCTTTTGAAGGTTGGCTAAAGCGGATTGCTGTAAATACCGCGTTACAGCGCTACCGAAGTCCTGGTGTTTTTGACATTGTCAATGAAGGGCAAATTGAAGATGTAAATGTTGAAGTTGACGATGAGGATATTAGTTTAGATTTTTTATTAGCTATTATTCAATCGTTACCAGATCGTTACAGATTGGTCTTTAACCTTTATGTTATGGATGATTATTCACATAAGGAAATCGCTAAAATGTTAGAGATCTCAATAGGGACATCTAAGTCTAACTTAGCAAGGGCACGACTGATTTTAAAAGAAAAGATTGAAACATATAAAGCGAAGACCAACTCGCAAAGTTTATAA